From the Pectobacterium carotovorum genome, one window contains:
- a CDS encoding ABC transporter substrate-binding protein, with protein sequence MKKAILHTLIASSLALVAMPSLAADNVELRMSWWGGNSRHQQTLKAIEEFHKQHPNITVKAEYTGWDGHLSRLTTQIAGNTEPDVMQTNWNWLPIFSKNGDGFYDLNKVKDSLDLTQFESKELQNTTVNGKLNGIPISVTARVFYFNTESWKKAGLEYPKTWDELLNAGKVFKEKLGDQYYPIVLEHQDSLALLNSYMVQKYNIPAIDVKGQKFAYSDAQWAEFFGMYKKLIDSHVMPDAKYYASFGKSNMYEMKPWITGEWSGTYMWNSTITKYSDNLQPPAKLELGSYPMLPGAKDAGLFFKPAQMLSIGKSTKYPKESAQLINFLLNSKEGAQALGLERGVPLSKAAVAQLTADGVIKDDAPAVAGLKLALSLPHDVAVSPYFDDPQIVSLFGDTIQSIDYGQKSVEDAAKYFQRQSERILKRAMK encoded by the coding sequence ATGAAAAAAGCGATCCTACACACGTTAATAGCTTCATCTCTGGCGTTAGTGGCAATGCCGTCTTTAGCCGCTGATAATGTGGAATTGAGAATGTCATGGTGGGGCGGCAACAGCCGTCACCAACAGACGCTCAAGGCCATTGAAGAGTTCCATAAGCAGCACCCGAACATCACCGTAAAAGCGGAATACACTGGCTGGGATGGTCACCTGTCTCGTCTGACAACACAGATCGCCGGTAATACCGAGCCAGACGTGATGCAGACCAACTGGAACTGGCTGCCGATTTTCTCTAAAAACGGTGATGGTTTTTACGATCTGAACAAAGTTAAAGATTCTCTGGATCTGACTCAGTTCGAATCCAAAGAACTGCAAAACACCACGGTCAACGGCAAACTGAACGGTATTCCAATTTCTGTTACTGCTCGCGTGTTCTATTTCAACACCGAAAGCTGGAAAAAAGCCGGTCTGGAATATCCGAAAACGTGGGACGAGCTGCTGAACGCCGGTAAAGTGTTCAAAGAAAAACTGGGCGACCAATACTACCCTATCGTGTTGGAACACCAGGATTCTCTGGCCCTGCTGAACTCTTATATGGTTCAGAAGTACAACATTCCAGCGATTGATGTAAAAGGTCAGAAATTCGCCTACAGCGATGCGCAATGGGCTGAATTCTTTGGCATGTATAAAAAACTGATCGATAGCCATGTCATGCCTGATGCGAAGTACTATGCCTCTTTCGGCAAGAGCAACATGTATGAAATGAAGCCATGGATTACGGGCGAATGGTCTGGTACTTACATGTGGAACTCCACCATTACCAAGTACTCTGACAACCTGCAACCACCAGCAAAACTGGAATTGGGTAGCTACCCAATGCTGCCAGGTGCGAAAGATGCCGGCTTGTTCTTCAAACCTGCACAGATGCTGTCTATCGGTAAATCGACTAAGTATCCTAAAGAGTCTGCTCAGTTGATCAACTTCCTGCTGAACAGCAAAGAAGGTGCTCAGGCTCTGGGTCTGGAACGTGGTGTTCCGTTGAGTAAAGCGGCTGTTGCTCAGCTGACTGCTGATGGCGTCATCAAAGACGATGCACCAGCGGTTGCCGGGTTGAAACTGGCGCTGTCTCTGCCACATGACGTTGCCGTTTCTCCTTATTTCGACGATCCGCAAATCGTTTCTCTGTTTGGTGATACCATCCAGTCTATCGATTATGGTCAGAAATCTGTGGAAGACGCCGCGAAATACTTCCAGCGTCAATCTGAGCGTATTCTGAAACGCGCAATGAAATAA
- a CDS encoding ABC transporter ATP-binding protein has protein sequence MAEVIFNKLEKVYSNGFKAVHGIDLTIKDGEFMVIVGPSGCAKSTTLRMLAGLETISGGEVRIGERVVNNLAPKERGIAMVFQNYALYPHMTVKENLAFGLKLSKIPKEQIEAQVAEAAKILELEELMDRLPRQLSGGQAQRVAVGRAIVKKPDVFLFDEPLSNLDAKLRASMRIRISDLHKQLKKSGKAATSVYVTHDQTEAMTMGDRICVMKLGHIMQVDTPDNLYHYPVNMFVAGFIGSPEMNIKPCKLVEKDGQVGVVVGNNALVLSAEKQDKVRSYIGQDVFFGVRPDYVSVSDTPFEGSHSQGELVRVENMGHEFFMYIKVDGFELTSRIPYDEGRLIIEKGLHRPVYFQFDMEKCHIFDAKTEKNISL, from the coding sequence ATGGCTGAAGTTATTTTCAATAAACTGGAAAAAGTATACTCCAACGGTTTCAAAGCCGTTCACGGCATCGACCTGACGATCAAAGACGGCGAATTCATGGTTATCGTCGGCCCGTCTGGCTGTGCGAAATCCACCACGCTGCGCATGCTGGCAGGCTTGGAAACCATTAGCGGCGGCGAAGTTCGCATCGGTGAGCGCGTTGTTAACAATCTGGCGCCAAAAGAGCGTGGGATTGCGATGGTGTTCCAGAACTATGCCCTCTACCCTCACATGACGGTAAAAGAGAACCTGGCGTTTGGTCTGAAACTGAGCAAAATTCCTAAAGAGCAAATCGAAGCGCAGGTAGCAGAAGCGGCCAAAATTCTGGAGCTGGAAGAACTGATGGATCGTCTGCCGCGCCAGCTGTCTGGTGGTCAGGCACAGCGTGTGGCCGTAGGCCGCGCCATCGTTAAAAAACCAGATGTGTTCCTGTTTGACGAACCGTTGTCAAACCTGGATGCCAAACTGCGTGCTTCCATGCGTATCCGTATTTCCGACCTGCATAAGCAGTTGAAGAAAAGCGGTAAAGCGGCGACAAGCGTATATGTTACCCACGACCAGACTGAAGCAATGACCATGGGTGACCGTATCTGCGTGATGAAACTCGGTCACATCATGCAGGTCGATACGCCGGATAACCTGTACCACTACCCTGTCAACATGTTCGTTGCTGGCTTCATTGGTTCACCAGAAATGAACATCAAGCCATGCAAACTGGTCGAGAAAGACGGTCAGGTTGGCGTTGTTGTGGGTAATAACGCGCTGGTGTTAAGTGCTGAAAAACAAGATAAAGTGCGCAGTTATATCGGACAAGACGTATTCTTCGGTGTTCGCCCAGACTATGTTTCCGTGTCAGATACGCCATTTGAAGGCAGCCACTCACAGGGCGAGCTGGTTCGCGTAGAAAACATGGGCCACGAATTCTTTATGTACATTAAAGTCGATGGCTTTGAATTAACCAGCCGCATTCCTTATGACGAAGGTCGGCTGATTATCGAGAAGGGACTGCATCGTCCGGTATATTTCCAGTTCGACATGGAAAAATGCCATATTTTTGATGCAAAAACAGAAAAAAATATCTCTCTTTAA
- a CDS encoding carbohydrate ABC transporter permease, with amino-acid sequence MADMHSNLTTAQEVAAAEVRRTLRKEKLSAAIRYVILLFVGLLMLYPLAWMFSASFKPNHEIFTTLGLWPAHATWDGFVNGWKTGTEYNFGHYMINTFQYVIPKVVLTVISSVIVAYGFARFDIPWKNFWFATLIATMLLPSTVLLIPQYLMFREMGMLNSYLPLYLPVAFATQGFFVFMLIQFLRGVPRDMEEAAQIDGCNSFQVLWYVVVPILKPAIISVALFQFMWSMNDFIGPLIYVYSVDKYPIALALKMSIDVTEGAPWNEILAMSSISILPSIIVFFLAQRYFVQGVTSSGIKG; translated from the coding sequence ATGGCTGACATGCATTCAAACCTGACTACAGCACAAGAAGTTGCTGCTGCAGAAGTACGCCGCACGCTGCGTAAAGAAAAACTCAGCGCCGCTATCCGTTACGTGATACTGCTGTTTGTTGGTTTACTGATGCTTTATCCACTGGCGTGGATGTTCTCAGCATCGTTTAAACCGAACCATGAGATCTTCACTACGTTGGGTCTGTGGCCTGCTCACGCCACCTGGGACGGTTTCGTTAACGGTTGGAAAACCGGTACGGAATACAATTTCGGTCACTACATGATTAACACTTTCCAGTATGTGATTCCGAAAGTGGTTCTGACCGTTATCTCCTCGGTAATTGTGGCTTATGGCTTCGCTCGCTTTGACATTCCGTGGAAGAATTTCTGGTTTGCCACGCTGATTGCCACCATGCTGCTGCCAAGCACCGTGTTGCTGATTCCGCAGTACCTCATGTTCCGTGAAATGGGCATGCTGAACAGCTATCTGCCACTGTACTTGCCGGTCGCGTTTGCAACACAAGGGTTCTTTGTGTTCATGCTGATCCAGTTCCTGCGTGGTGTACCACGTGATATGGAAGAAGCAGCCCAGATCGATGGCTGTAACTCTTTCCAGGTTCTGTGGTATGTGGTCGTGCCGATTTTGAAACCAGCCATCATCTCTGTTGCGCTGTTCCAGTTCATGTGGTCAATGAACGACTTCATCGGTCCGCTGATTTATGTTTATAGCGTGGATAAATATCCGATTGCGCTGGCGCTGAAAATGTCTATCGACGTTACTGAAGGCGCTCCGTGGAATGAAATTCTGGCCATGTCCAGCATCTCCATTCTGCCATCCATTATTGTTTTCTTCCTGGCACAGCGCTACTTCGTACAAGGCGTGACCAGCAGCGGAATTAAAGGTTAA
- a CDS encoding carbohydrate ABC transporter permease, translating into MNENRMLGLAYISPYIIGLIVFTAFPFVSSFILSFTEYDLINPPEFTGLENYHRMFLEDDLFWKSMGVTFAYVFLTIPLKLIFALLIAFVLNFKLRGIGFFRTAYYVPSILGSSVAIAVLWRALFAIDGLLNSFLGVFGFDAINWLGEPSLALMSVTLLRVWQFGSAMVIFLAALQNVPQSQYEAAMIDGASKWQMFLKVTVPLITPVIFFNFIMQTTQAFQEFTAPYVITGGGPTHYTYLFSLYIYDTAFKYFDMGYGAALAWVLFLVVAVFASISFKSSKYWVFYSADKGGKNG; encoded by the coding sequence ATGAATGAAAACAGAATGCTGGGGTTAGCCTATATCTCCCCCTATATTATAGGGCTGATAGTTTTTACCGCTTTCCCCTTTGTTTCGTCATTTATCCTCAGTTTTACTGAGTATGACTTGATCAATCCGCCTGAATTTACGGGACTAGAAAACTATCACCGTATGTTCCTGGAAGATGATCTCTTTTGGAAATCAATGGGCGTCACCTTTGCCTATGTATTTCTGACCATTCCATTGAAATTAATCTTCGCACTGTTAATTGCGTTTGTACTTAATTTCAAATTACGTGGTATCGGTTTCTTCCGTACTGCTTACTATGTGCCTTCTATTCTGGGCAGCAGCGTGGCAATCGCCGTATTGTGGCGTGCACTGTTCGCCATCGATGGTTTGTTAAACAGCTTCCTCGGCGTGTTTGGCTTTGACGCCATCAACTGGCTGGGCGAACCGTCTCTGGCACTGATGTCGGTAACCCTGTTGCGCGTATGGCAGTTCGGTTCCGCGATGGTGATCTTCCTGGCTGCATTGCAGAACGTTCCGCAATCACAGTATGAAGCGGCAATGATCGACGGCGCATCCAAATGGCAGATGTTCCTGAAAGTAACGGTACCGCTGATTACACCAGTTATCTTCTTTAACTTTATCATGCAGACCACTCAGGCATTCCAGGAGTTTACGGCACCTTACGTCATCACTGGCGGCGGTCCAACGCACTACACCTACCTGTTCTCGCTCTATATCTACGATACAGCGTTCAAGTATTTCGATATGGGCTACGGTGCTGCGCTGGCATGGGTTCTGTTCTTGGTTGTTGCGGTATTTGCGTCTATCTCCTTTAAGTCGTCGAAATACTGGGTGTTCTACTCCGCTGATAAAGGAGGAAAAAATGGCTGA
- the pelW gene encoding pectate disaccharide-lyase PelW: MSIFENLYTSRKSQLDEWVAALDSHIACVQDKGRSQTKPTLLLADGFDVENYAPVVWQFPDGHSAPISNFASQQNWLRTLCAMSVVTGNDIYQQHAIAQSEYFLDHFVDDNSGLFYWGGHRFINLDTLDGEGPESKAQVHELKHHLPYYALLHRVNAEKTLNFFQGFWNAHVEDWESLDLGRHGDYSKKRDPNVFLHARHDVVDPAQWPVLPLTKGLTFVNAGTDLIYAAFKYAEYTGDSHAAAWGKHLYRQYVLARNPETGMPVYQFSSPQQRQPVPEDDNQTQSWFGDRAQRQFGPEFGEIAREANVLFRDMRPLLIDNPLAMLDILRTQPDAEMLDWVISGLKNYYQYAYDVTSNTLRPMWNNGQDMTGYRFKRDGYYGKAGTELKPFALEGDYLLPLVRAYRLSGDEDLYALVNTMLTRLNKEDIQSIASPLLLLTVIELADHKQSESWAHYAAQLASVLFEQHFHRGLFVRSAQHRYVRLDDTYPLALLTFVAACRNKLNDIPPYLTQGGYVHGDFHVNGENRIVYDVELIYPELLTA; encoded by the coding sequence ATGAGTATTTTTGAAAACTTATACACCAGCAGGAAATCGCAGCTCGACGAATGGGTTGCTGCACTTGATAGCCACATTGCCTGCGTTCAGGATAAAGGCCGCAGCCAAACTAAGCCGACGTTATTATTGGCCGACGGCTTTGATGTGGAAAACTATGCCCCTGTGGTGTGGCAATTCCCGGATGGGCACAGTGCACCTATTTCTAATTTTGCCAGCCAGCAAAACTGGCTCAGAACGCTGTGCGCCATGAGCGTTGTTACGGGTAATGATATTTACCAACAGCACGCTATCGCACAAAGCGAATATTTCCTGGATCACTTCGTTGATGATAATAGCGGCCTGTTCTACTGGGGCGGTCACCGCTTTATTAATCTGGATACGTTGGACGGCGAAGGACCAGAATCCAAAGCTCAGGTGCATGAATTAAAGCACCACCTGCCCTATTACGCACTATTGCACCGTGTGAATGCGGAAAAGACGCTGAATTTCTTTCAGGGTTTCTGGAACGCACACGTTGAAGATTGGGAATCACTGGATCTGGGTCGCCATGGCGATTACAGCAAGAAACGCGATCCAAATGTTTTCCTGCATGCCCGCCATGACGTCGTCGATCCGGCACAGTGGCCTGTTCTGCCGTTAACGAAGGGGCTGACTTTTGTTAATGCCGGCACAGACCTGATTTATGCCGCGTTCAAATATGCAGAATACACGGGCGATAGCCACGCCGCAGCCTGGGGTAAGCATCTTTATCGCCAATACGTGTTGGCGCGCAACCCTGAAACCGGTATGCCAGTGTACCAGTTCAGTTCACCACAGCAGCGCCAGCCGGTACCGGAAGACGATAACCAGACGCAATCCTGGTTTGGCGATCGCGCCCAGCGCCAGTTTGGCCCGGAGTTTGGTGAAATCGCACGTGAAGCCAATGTGCTATTCCGCGATATGCGCCCACTGCTGATTGATAACCCACTGGCAATGCTGGATATTCTCCGCACGCAGCCCGATGCCGAAATGCTGGATTGGGTTATTTCAGGGTTAAAAAATTACTACCAGTACGCCTACGATGTCACCAGCAATACGCTGCGCCCGATGTGGAACAACGGTCAGGACATGACAGGCTACCGTTTTAAACGCGATGGCTATTACGGCAAAGCGGGAACGGAATTAAAACCGTTTGCATTAGAAGGTGATTATTTATTACCGCTGGTTCGTGCTTATCGTCTGAGCGGCGATGAGGACCTGTACGCACTGGTTAACACCATGCTGACGCGACTGAATAAAGAAGACATTCAATCCATCGCTAGTCCGTTACTGTTGTTAACCGTCATCGAACTGGCCGATCACAAGCAATCAGAATCCTGGGCACATTACGCCGCGCAATTGGCGAGCGTTTTGTTTGAACAACATTTCCATCGTGGCCTGTTTGTTCGCTCCGCACAGCATCGTTATGTTCGTCTGGATGATACCTATCCGCTGGCTTTACTGACTTTCGTTGCCGCCTGTCGCAACAAATTAAACGATATCCCGCCGTACCTGACACAGGGTGGATATGTTCACGGTGATTTTCACGTTAACGGGGAAAATAGAATTGTTTATGACGTGGAATTAATTTATCCAGAGTTATTAACAGCTTAA
- the kduD gene encoding 2-dehydro-3-deoxy-D-gluconate 5-dehydrogenase KduD, which produces MILNSFDLQGKVALITGCDTGLGQGMAIGLAQAGCDIVGVNIVEPKDTIEKVTALGRRFLSLTADMSNVSGHAELVEKAVAEFGHVDILVNNAGIIRREDAIDFSEKNWDDVMNLNIKSVFFMSQTVARQFIKQGKGGKIINIASMLSFQGGIRVPSYTASKSAVMGVTRLMANEWAKHGINVNAIAPGYMATNNTQQLRADEERSKEILDRIPAGRWGLPQDLMGPAVFLASSASDYINGYTIAVDGGWLAR; this is translated from the coding sequence ATGATTTTAAATTCTTTTGATTTGCAAGGTAAAGTTGCTCTTATCACAGGTTGTGATACGGGTTTGGGTCAGGGTATGGCTATCGGTCTGGCGCAAGCGGGCTGTGATATCGTCGGCGTCAACATCGTTGAACCGAAAGACACCATCGAAAAAGTCACTGCATTGGGACGCCGTTTCCTCAGCCTGACCGCCGACATGAGCAACGTCTCTGGTCATGCAGAGCTGGTAGAGAAAGCCGTTGCTGAATTTGGTCACGTTGACATTCTGGTTAACAACGCCGGTATCATCCGCCGTGAAGATGCGATCGACTTCAGCGAGAAAAACTGGGACGACGTAATGAACCTGAACATTAAGAGCGTTTTCTTTATGTCTCAGACCGTTGCGCGCCAGTTCATCAAACAAGGTAAAGGCGGCAAGATCATCAACATCGCATCAATGCTGTCCTTCCAGGGTGGTATCCGCGTACCTTCTTATACCGCGTCAAAAAGCGCCGTTATGGGTGTAACTCGTTTGATGGCGAACGAGTGGGCAAAACACGGTATCAACGTCAACGCAATTGCACCGGGATATATGGCTACCAACAATACCCAGCAGCTGCGTGCCGATGAAGAACGCAGTAAAGAAATCCTGGATCGTATCCCAGCAGGTCGTTGGGGCTTACCGCAGGACCTGATGGGCCCAGCCGTATTCCTGGCTTCCAGCGCATCTGACTACATCAACGGTTACACGATTGCTGTTGATGGCGGCTGGTTGGCTCGCTAA
- the kduI gene encoding 5-dehydro-4-deoxy-D-glucuronate isomerase, which translates to MQVRQSIHSDHAKQLDTAGLRREFLIEQIFSADAYTMTYSHIDRIIVGGIMPVHSAVTIGGEVGKQLGVSYFLERRELGAINIGGAGIVTVDGERYDVGNEEAIYVGMGVKDVQFTSADAANPAKFYYNSAPAHTTYPTRKITQADASPQTVGEDASCNRRTINKYIVPDVLPTCQLTMGLTKLAEGSLWNTMPCHTHERRMEVYFYFDMDDETAVFHMMGQPQETRHIVIKNEQAVISPSWSIHSGVGTRRYTFIWGMVGENQVFGDMDHVKVSELR; encoded by the coding sequence ATGCAAGTTCGTCAAAGCATTCACAGTGATCACGCGAAGCAGCTGGATACCGCAGGCCTGCGTCGTGAATTCCTGATCGAGCAGATTTTTTCTGCCGATGCCTACACTATGACCTATAGCCACATCGACCGAATCATCGTCGGTGGCATCATGCCCGTGCACAGCGCCGTTACGATTGGCGGTGAAGTGGGTAAACAACTCGGCGTCAGCTATTTCCTGGAACGTCGCGAACTCGGCGCTATCAACATTGGCGGCGCAGGAATCGTGACTGTCGATGGTGAGCGCTATGACGTGGGTAATGAAGAAGCAATCTATGTTGGTATGGGCGTGAAAGACGTGCAGTTTACCAGCGCCGATGCGGCTAACCCCGCTAAGTTCTACTACAACAGCGCACCAGCACATACGACATACCCTACCCGCAAGATTACTCAGGCTGACGCATCACCGCAAACCGTGGGTGAAGATGCCAGCTGCAATCGCCGCACGATTAACAAATACATCGTTCCTGATGTATTGCCGACCTGCCAGCTAACAATGGGATTAACCAAACTGGCTGAAGGCAGCCTATGGAACACCATGCCTTGTCATACGCATGAGCGCCGGATGGAAGTCTATTTCTACTTCGATATGGACGATGAAACGGCCGTTTTCCACATGATGGGGCAACCGCAGGAAACCCGTCACATAGTTATAAAAAACGAGCAAGCGGTGATTTCACCGAGTTGGTCGATTCATTCCGGTGTTGGCACCAGACGCTACACCTTCATCTGGGGCATGGTTGGCGAGAATCAGGTTTTCGGTGACATGGATCACGTCAAGGTTAGCGAGTTACGTTAA
- a CDS encoding cupin domain-containing protein, producing the protein MRRYFIDDETPWEELGGGIKRKIMTWSDELMMVYVHFDKGAIGTPHFHEIHDQIAYVAAGSFEVVIEGEKRILKTGDAYLAVKNEMHGVVSLEDGSVLIDAFSPKRADFL; encoded by the coding sequence ATGAGAAGATACTTTATTGATGATGAAACGCCGTGGGAAGAGCTGGGTGGTGGCATTAAGCGTAAGATCATGACCTGGAGCGATGAGCTGATGATGGTTTACGTGCACTTTGATAAAGGTGCCATTGGTACGCCGCACTTCCATGAAATTCACGATCAGATTGCTTATGTTGCCGCTGGCAGCTTTGAAGTCGTGATCGAAGGTGAAAAACGTATCCTGAAAACTGGCGACGCCTATCTGGCAGTGAAAAACGAGATGCACGGCGTGGTTTCGTTGGAGGACGGCAGCGTCCTGATCGATGCTTTCTCGCCGAAGCGTGCTGATTTCCTATAA
- the hxpB gene encoding hexitol phosphatase HxpB — protein MSFDSSIRAAIFDMDGLLIDSEPLWDKAELEVIASLGVDISLRQSMKDTLGLRIDMVVELWYQHSPWTTPSRDEVVRRIIDRAIELVAEQRPLLPGVEHALQLCREQNLKIGLASASPLHMQQQVLRMFNLEHYFDVLMSAETLPYSKPHPEVYLNAANGLGVPPTQCVTLEDSVNGMIATKAARMRSIVIPQAEFRADARWALADYKLDSLSQLTAEHVM, from the coding sequence ATGTCCTTTGATTCTTCTATACGAGCGGCGATTTTCGATATGGATGGGTTGCTGATTGATTCAGAACCGTTGTGGGATAAAGCAGAGCTGGAAGTGATCGCCTCGTTGGGCGTAGACATTTCATTACGGCAATCCATGAAAGATACTCTGGGCCTGCGCATCGATATGGTTGTCGAACTTTGGTATCAGCACTCACCCTGGACGACACCCAGTCGGGATGAGGTTGTCCGCCGTATTATCGATCGCGCCATCGAACTTGTTGCCGAACAGCGCCCGCTTTTGCCCGGCGTCGAACATGCCCTGCAGCTGTGCCGTGAACAGAATCTTAAAATTGGTCTGGCTTCCGCGTCGCCGCTCCACATGCAGCAACAGGTGCTGCGAATGTTTAATCTGGAGCACTACTTTGATGTCTTAATGTCAGCAGAGACGCTGCCGTATAGCAAACCTCATCCTGAAGTGTATTTGAATGCTGCAAACGGACTCGGCGTTCCCCCTACGCAATGCGTGACGCTGGAGGATTCGGTAAATGGCATGATCGCGACCAAGGCGGCGCGCATGCGTTCAATCGTTATTCCGCAGGCTGAGTTCCGCGCTGACGCACGTTGGGCGCTGGCAGACTATAAGCTGGATTCTCTGAGTCAGCTGACCGCTGAACACGTAATGTAG